ACCTAAACCACCATATTCAACAGGAGAGGCGCTTATAGTACCTTCACCGAATTCAAGAACTGGCTTTCGAACAGAAAGTAAGCTCTCACCATTTTCCATATGAGCCAAATGCACGTGGCTTGGCGCACTTTCAAACAAATGCGAAAGTGAAGCAGAACTAGCGGCACAGTTAGGAGCAATCAGTGAAACGACATAATCGCCATTGGCTTTTACACGCACTTGTTCCACTTCCACCGAACACTGCCCCTCACCGGTGATATTCATCACTTTGGAGGCATACTGAGAAAGTGCAGCATTTAAGCTCATGCCACCCGCAAGCTTGTCAGCGACTAAAGCCTCTGCTTCAGCTCCAGACAGATTCCAATCAACTTTCACACCGCCATCAGACAAATGCCAATAAGATGAAGACCGACCAATTGAATGAGCATTTGCCGCAACGCTGGCAAACAGCATCAAACATAATAGAAATATCTGACGCATTATCTTAGCGCCTCATTCAATTCGATATCGGCTTCTGCTCTCAGTTTTTCGACATACTCTGCAAACAGCTTCTCACCTTCAACCCGGGTATAATCCGCCTGAACAAGCGCCTTCACATCACCAAAACTACGCGGGGATTGCTGTTCAATCTCATCAACAACCATATAAAGATAATCACCTAGCCGCTTATACGGACCCGATACCTCACCAACCTGTACTTGTGTGATTTGAGCAGAAGCTTCTTTTCCTAAATAACGACGAAGCAACCCAGCAGGTAGCGGTCGATCAGGCATTTCAATAGTTTCAGCATCCGTATTTAGAACATCAGCATTCACATTATCCCCAAAATCAGACTTCGCCAGATAAGCCGAGATCAGATATTTAGGAGACGGTGTATAACGCTGGATATTTTCAGCATAAAAAGACTGAAGTTCATCTTCTCCAACTTCTGCGCCTTCTTTTTCACTGATAATAAATTCTTTAAAGGCATCAATAATCGTGGCTTTAACCGTCGCAT
This DNA window, taken from Kordiimonas sp. SCSIO 12603, encodes the following:
- a CDS encoding SurA N-terminal domain-containing protein, yielding MKNKEVLLFFGAVAGIALAAVGSVNSENDVFPQDALAVVNGAVISQNQLNAKIDQIEKAREAGLSENEKSVLLTNLVNEQLLLERAAELGLAESDATVKATIIDAFKEFIISEKEGAEVGEDELQSFYAENIQRYTPSPKYLISAYLAKSDFGDNVNADVLNTDAETIEMPDRPLPAGLLRRYLGKEASAQITQVQVGEVSGPYKRLGDYLYMVVDEIEQQSPRSFGDVKALVQADYTRVEGEKLFAEYVEKLRAEADIELNEALR